The Flavobacterium sp. IMCC34852 genome contains the following window.
TATGGTTGGAACCATAGACACCATGTTGGTAGCTTGGATTATTTCCGGAAATCCATTTATTGGATTGAAAGTTGGATTAGCCGAGATTTCTACTAAAATGATATTGTACTATTTACACGAACGTGTTTGGTATCGCAGTAAATTTGGCTTGCCCAAAAAAGAAGAAACCATCACACAAACTATCCCGGTGAGCAATGAGCAGTAATATTACCCGGCAACAGTATTCGGTTAGCAAGGAATCCAGAAACAAACTAAATCAACATCCATCCTTAGTTTTGTGGTTTACCGGTTTATCAGGTTCCGGAAAATCTACTATTGCGGAAGCTGTTGAAACCCAACTCTATGAAATGCAGTGTAGAACTTACACCTTAGACGGTGATAATTTAAGAGGTGGCATTAATTTTGGATTGGGATTCTCAGAAGAAGACCGACATGAAAATCTACGAAGAACCGCTGAAATCGCTAAACTTTTTGTTGATGCCGGAATTATAACCCTTGCCGCTTTTGTCTCTCCATTAGAAAAAGACAGAAAAATGGTGAAAGAAATTATTGGTAAAAATAACTTTGTAGAGATTTTTATCGATACTAGTTTGGAAGAATGCGAAAAAAGAGACGTGAAAGGATTATACCAAAAAGCCCGAAAAGGACTAATCCCAAATTTTACCGGAATAGACGCTCCATTTGAAAGTCCGGCAAATCCCGATATTTGGATTAAAACAGAAAACGAAAGCATAACATCAGCTGTTGCAAAAGTGATTACTTTTGTAAAGCAAAAAATAGAATCTTATAACCATGAGTAAATTTTATTTAAATTATTTAGATGAATTAGAGTCGGAAGCCATCTTCATCTTGCGTGAAGTATGGGCACAATTTCAAAATCCTGTTATCTTGTTTTCAGGCGGAAAAGATTCAATTGTGGTAGCACATTTGGCCAAAAAAGCCTTTTATCCTTCCAAAATACCTTTTGCCCTAATGCATATTGATACCGGGCACAATTTTCCGGAAACGATTCAGTTCAGAGATGATTTAATTGCTGAATTAGGCGCTACTTTATTGGTTGGTTCTGTACAAGAATCCATTGATAATGGAAGGGTTCTGGAAGAAAGAGGAAAGAATGCCAATAGAAATGCGCTACAAACCACTACACTTTTGGACGCCATTGCAGCGCACAAGATTGACTGTGCCATTGGTGGCGGACGTCGTGATGAAGAAAAGGCCAGAGCCAAAGAGCGTTTCTTTTCTCATCGGGATGATTTTGGACAATGGGATCCCAAAAACCAGAGACCGGAATTGTGGAATTTACTCAACGGAAAATATTTTGAAGGCGAACACTTCCGCGCTTTTCCTATCAGTAATTGGACGGAAATGGACGTTTGGAATTATATCAAAAGAGAACAAATTGCCATTCCATCGCTGTATTTTGCCCACGAAAGAGAAGTGCTTTGGCGTAATAACTCTTGGATACCAAAGTCTGAATACCTTATTTTGGACGGTACAGAAGAAGTAATCACCAAAAAAATTCGCTTCCGTACTTTAGGCGATATTACCATCACCGGAGGCATAGAATCCGATGCCGATACTTTGGAAAAAATCGTGGCCGAAGTGGCTTCTTTGCGTCATACCGAAAGAGGTAACAGAGCCGATGACAAGCGTTCGGAATCTTCTATGGAAGACCGAAAAAGAGAAGGTTACTTCTAATATTTCAATTTCAATTCAGTACCCATTAATTTTCAGAACACCATGATTATAGATAACAACCAATTATTGCGCTTTACTACAGCCGGTAGTGTTGACGATGGAAAAAGCACCTTAATAGGAAGACTATTGTACGATTCAAAATCTATTTTTGAAGACCAACTGGAAGCCATTGAAACTACCAGTAAGCGAAAAGGCCATGCCGGAGTAGATTTGGCTTTATTTACCGATGGCCTCCGAGACGAGAGAGAACAAGGGATTACCATTGATGTGGCTTATCGTTATTTTACAACGCCTAAACGAAAGTTCATTATAGCCGATACACCGGGACATATTCAATACACTCGTAACATGGTAACCGGAGCTTCTACAGCTAACGCGGCTATTGTTTTAATTGATGCCCGTCACGGAGTTATTGAGCAAACCAAAAGACATGCTTTTATTGCTTCCTTATTGCAAATTCCGCACATTATAGTGTGTGTAAACAAAATGGACTTGGTAGAGTATTCCGAAACCGTTTTTAATACTATTGTCAATCAGTTTGAAGAGTTCTCGTCTAAACTAAATATCAAAGACATTCGTTTTATTCCTATCAGTGCGCTAGATGGTGACAATGTGGTTAACCGTTCTGCTCATATGGATTGGTACCAAGATTCCCCTTTATTACATTTGTTAGAAACCCTTCACATTAGTAGTGATATCAATAAAATTGACGCTCGTTTTCCGGTACAAACCGTTTTAAGGCCACAGCGCGAAGGATTTATAGATTACCGAGGCTATGCCGGAAGAATTGCCGGTGGCATCTACAGAATAGGAGATTCGGTCACTGTTTTACCTTCTGGATTTGTTTCCAAAATTAAATCGATTAATGCCGGTGAAAAAGAGGTTGAAGAAGCTTTTGCACCAATGTCTGTCTCTATGACTTTAGAAGATGATATTGATGTGAGTAGAGGTGACATGATTGTAAAAACCAATAACCAGCCCGAAATGCTTCAAGAATTTGACGCTATGATTTGTTGGTTCAACAATGGTTCGGCCCGTCCAAATGCCAAGTACACCATTATGCATACATCCAATGAGCAAAAAGCCATCATCAAAAATGTGGTTTATAAAATTGACATCAATTCCTATCATCGCATTGAAACCGACAAAGAATTAAAAATGAATGATATTGCTCGTGTTACCATCCGTTGTAACCAGCGATTAATGACCGATTCTTACCGAGAAAACAGAATTACCGGAAGTATTATTTTAATTGATGATGCCACCAATGAAACCGTAGCGGCCGGAATGCTGGTTTAATGATAATAGGCTATACTAGCCAACACATTTCTAAAAACAATGAACGGAATTTGGTATTCTTCCTCCAAAATAGCAATAATATTTTGCAGGATATTCCTTTTGATGTGGACTTCAAGGCATTTATTGCCTGAGGATTTTGGAATCTTTCATGCCTTTAATATCCTAATTGTTTTGTTTATGGAAATTCCTAACACCGGTTTAGGTGCCAGTTTGATTAAGCAAAAGGAGGTCAATCAAAATCATTTCAATACTGTTTTTTTTTCCTATGTCATTTTTGCTTTGTTTTTTGCCGGCGTCTTGTATTTAGGCAGTGATGCCATAGCTGGTTTTTTCAATATCAATCAACTCAGTGATATTCTCAAAAACATCTTTTGGTTACCCATTTTTATTGCGCTTTCCGCTATTTCCAGAAATATACTCTTACGCGATTTGAAGGTTAAAAAAATCAGTTTGATAGAACTGTTCAGTTTTAGTTGTGTTTATGTTCCGGGCGTTTTTATAGTGTATTATTTTCAACCCAATTATTATGCGTTGATTTATCCCATGGTAGCCCAAGTTTTTGTAGAATCATTACTTTTTTATGCAGTCAAAAAAGAAAAGTATTTCTTTAAGTTTGATAAAACTGCCTGGAATGATTTAATTCATTTTGGCAAATGGAATACCGCCAGCCGAATAGTTGGCATGATGGGAAATCAAGCCGATGGAATAATCATCGGGAAAGTATTGGGAGCAAGTGCATTAGGGGTATACAATCGTTCCTACAGCATCATGAGCACACTGCAAAATTTATATTCTCAATATTTAGACAATATCATTTTTGCTGATTTTGCCCGAATGGAGGATGACAAAAGCCTTCACCTCAAAAAAATAATTAGGGTAGAATACTTACTCAATTTGTTTATTTTTCCATCCTTGCTAATTGTGCTGAGTTGTTCTTCTGAAATAGTATTGATATTGCTGGGTGATCAATGGAAAGCTACGGAAATTCTCCTTCAAATTTTAACTCTGGGATTGTTGTTTCGGTTGAATTATAAAATTACTTTACAATATCTCAGAGCTCAAGGCTACATAAAAAATACGTTTTATTTTTCTTCTTTTTATCTGATAGTCACAGTGCTATTAATGTTGGCTCTCTCAAGTTTTGGCTTAATCGGAATTACTTTAGGTTACTCCTTGGGATTGGTATTTCAATACCTTCAGTTGCACCACAAAGTCAGTAAAGTTATTCCGGGTTATACATTACTTGAATTTTTAAAAGCGAATAAATTTCTGCTTTTGAAATTTGTATTTATATTAGCTTTTTTAATGGCATTTAATCATTATTTGTGTAATGCTTTTAACTTTTATCTGGCCGTTGCAGTAAAAATAGGATTTGTGTTTTTATTTTTTACCAAACCAATTTATTATGAAATTATTTCAATTCTTAAATCAAAAAATAAAAAGCCTTAAAAAGAGAGGTCGGATGGCTTACAATGCAATTTTTATTTTGAGAAAGTTGGGATCGAGTGGGCAAGGATGTGATATAAAAGGAAAAATATTTATCTCCAACAAAGCAAAATTATTTTTGGGAAATAATGTACATCTTGGAGATAATGCTTATTTTAAAACTGAAGGGGAAATACATATTGGAGACAATTGCCACATGAGTAGAAATGTTACCATATATTCCGTAAATCACAATTCAGAAGGGTCAGTTTTACCTTATGACAATACTACATTAAAAAAGAAAGTGATAATAGGTAAAAACGTCTGGATTGGCATGAACGTTAATATCGTTCCCGGTGTAACTATTGGAGATGGTGTTATCATTGGCATGGGAGCAACTGTGACCAAAAATGTACCCGATTTGGCTATTGTTGGCGGTAATCCGGCCACAATACTCAAATATCGCAATAAAGAACACTATGATGATTTAGAAGCAAAACAACAATATGGAGGCAGTGGCGGAAAACCCCTTAAAAAAAATAACCCAAAACTGTAATGGAAAAAGTCTTTGTCATAGGTGGAATGAAATGTGGTACTTCCTCTTTGTACCAAATGTTTAAAAATAATCCTGAAGTTTGCCTTTCAAAATTTAAAGAGACCAGCTTTTTTACCAAAAGAATAGCCAAAGGGATAGATTGGTACAAAAATCAATTTGAGCCTCTCGAGACCACCAAGTTTTTA
Protein-coding sequences here:
- the cysC gene encoding adenylyl-sulfate kinase, with the protein product MSSNITRQQYSVSKESRNKLNQHPSLVLWFTGLSGSGKSTIAEAVETQLYEMQCRTYTLDGDNLRGGINFGLGFSEEDRHENLRRTAEIAKLFVDAGIITLAAFVSPLEKDRKMVKEIIGKNNFVEIFIDTSLEECEKRDVKGLYQKARKGLIPNFTGIDAPFESPANPDIWIKTENESITSAVAKVITFVKQKIESYNHE
- the cysD gene encoding sulfate adenylyltransferase subunit CysD gives rise to the protein MSKFYLNYLDELESEAIFILREVWAQFQNPVILFSGGKDSIVVAHLAKKAFYPSKIPFALMHIDTGHNFPETIQFRDDLIAELGATLLVGSVQESIDNGRVLEERGKNANRNALQTTTLLDAIAAHKIDCAIGGGRRDEEKARAKERFFSHRDDFGQWDPKNQRPELWNLLNGKYFEGEHFRAFPISNWTEMDVWNYIKREQIAIPSLYFAHEREVLWRNNSWIPKSEYLILDGTEEVITKKIRFRTLGDITITGGIESDADTLEKIVAEVASLRHTERGNRADDKRSESSMEDRKREGYF
- a CDS encoding sulfate adenylyltransferase subunit 1, with translation MIIDNNQLLRFTTAGSVDDGKSTLIGRLLYDSKSIFEDQLEAIETTSKRKGHAGVDLALFTDGLRDEREQGITIDVAYRYFTTPKRKFIIADTPGHIQYTRNMVTGASTANAAIVLIDARHGVIEQTKRHAFIASLLQIPHIIVCVNKMDLVEYSETVFNTIVNQFEEFSSKLNIKDIRFIPISALDGDNVVNRSAHMDWYQDSPLLHLLETLHISSDINKIDARFPVQTVLRPQREGFIDYRGYAGRIAGGIYRIGDSVTVLPSGFVSKIKSINAGEKEVEEAFAPMSVSMTLEDDIDVSRGDMIVKTNNQPEMLQEFDAMICWFNNGSARPNAKYTIMHTSNEQKAIIKNVVYKIDINSYHRIETDKELKMNDIARVTIRCNQRLMTDSYRENRITGSIILIDDATNETVAAGMLV
- a CDS encoding oligosaccharide flippase family protein gives rise to the protein MNGIWYSSSKIAIIFCRIFLLMWTSRHLLPEDFGIFHAFNILIVLFMEIPNTGLGASLIKQKEVNQNHFNTVFFSYVIFALFFAGVLYLGSDAIAGFFNINQLSDILKNIFWLPIFIALSAISRNILLRDLKVKKISLIELFSFSCVYVPGVFIVYYFQPNYYALIYPMVAQVFVESLLFYAVKKEKYFFKFDKTAWNDLIHFGKWNTASRIVGMMGNQADGIIIGKVLGASALGVYNRSYSIMSTLQNLYSQYLDNIIFADFARMEDDKSLHLKKIIRVEYLLNLFIFPSLLIVLSCSSEIVLILLGDQWKATEILLQILTLGLLFRLNYKITLQYLRAQGYIKNTFYFSSFYLIVTVLLMLALSSFGLIGITLGYSLGLVFQYLQLHHKVSKVIPGYTLLEFLKANKFLLLKFVFILAFLMAFNHYLCNAFNFYLAVAVKIGFVFLFFTKPIYYEIISILKSKNKKP
- a CDS encoding acyltransferase: MAYNAIFILRKLGSSGQGCDIKGKIFISNKAKLFLGNNVHLGDNAYFKTEGEIHIGDNCHMSRNVTIYSVNHNSEGSVLPYDNTTLKKKVIIGKNVWIGMNVNIVPGVTIGDGVIIGMGATVTKNVPDLAIVGGNPATILKYRNKEHYDDLEAKQQYGGSGGKPLKKNNPKL